A single genomic interval of Mucilaginibacter boryungensis harbors:
- a CDS encoding ABC transporter ATP-binding protein yields the protein MSISLKGIGRRFNRDWIFRGVDYVFTSGESYAILGPNGSGKSTLLQILNASLTPSEGSIDFTFSNQPLEVEKVFNHISLAAPYLELIEEFTLAEMIDFHFKFKAYLPGLDCNKVIDLLALPTSKHKLIKYFSSGMKQRLKLALAFCADTALLMLDEPTSNLDSQGVAWYLNLVQQFAKNRLLIICSNQEHEYNFCQHQLLITDYK from the coding sequence ATTAGCATATCTCTAAAAGGAATTGGCCGCCGCTTTAACCGCGACTGGATATTTCGCGGGGTGGATTATGTGTTTACATCGGGAGAAAGCTATGCTATCCTGGGGCCGAATGGTTCGGGGAAATCTACCTTGCTGCAAATCCTTAATGCCAGTCTAACCCCGTCGGAGGGAAGCATCGATTTTACCTTTAGCAATCAACCATTGGAGGTTGAAAAGGTATTCAACCACATCAGTTTAGCCGCACCCTACCTGGAACTGATAGAGGAATTTACGCTGGCTGAAATGATCGATTTTCATTTCAAGTTTAAAGCTTACCTGCCGGGATTGGACTGCAATAAAGTGATCGATCTGCTGGCGCTGCCCACTTCTAAACATAAACTCATTAAGTATTTCTCATCGGGTATGAAACAGCGTTTAAAACTTGCGCTGGCTTTTTGCGCCGATACCGCTTTGCTGATGCTGGACGAGCCAACTTCAAATCTGGACAGCCAGGGGGTAGCATGGTACCTTAACCTGGTGCAGCAATTTGCAAAAAACCGGCTGCTTATCATTTGCTCAAACCAGGAGCACGAGTATAACTTTTGCCAGCACCAATTACTGATAACGGATTATAAATAA
- a CDS encoding exodeoxyribonuclease III — protein MKIITYNVNGIRSAINKNWLAWLQATDADVVCLQEIKATPDVLTDLHLVEQMGYQHYWFPAEKKGYSGTAILTKHTPNHVEYGCGIPDFDREGRNIRVDFDDVSVMSVYFPSGSSGDDRQVFKYRFLDEFGKYLTLLKVEHPNLVVCGDYNICHRPIDIHNPKSNANSSGFLPEEREWMENFIESGFIDTFRHLNKEPHNYTWWSFRANSRAKNLGWRIDYTMASTELEPRIKRAAILCEAKHSDHCPVLLELHPA, from the coding sequence ATGAAAATCATCACCTATAATGTCAACGGTATCCGTTCGGCGATAAATAAGAATTGGCTGGCCTGGCTGCAGGCTACCGATGCAGATGTGGTTTGCCTGCAGGAAATAAAGGCTACGCCTGATGTACTGACCGACCTGCACCTGGTAGAGCAAATGGGATATCAGCATTATTGGTTCCCGGCCGAGAAGAAAGGTTATAGCGGTACGGCTATCCTTACCAAACACACACCTAATCACGTAGAATATGGTTGTGGTATCCCTGATTTTGATCGCGAAGGCCGCAATATCCGCGTTGATTTTGATGATGTATCGGTCATGAGTGTATACTTCCCATCAGGCTCCAGCGGCGATGATCGGCAGGTATTCAAATACCGTTTCCTGGATGAGTTTGGCAAATATCTTACCCTGCTGAAGGTTGAACACCCCAACCTGGTGGTATGCGGTGATTATAATATTTGCCATAGACCAATTGACATCCATAACCCAAAATCGAACGCTAACTCGTCAGGCTTTTTACCCGAGGAGCGCGAGTGGATGGAGAATTTTATCGAATCGGGCTTTATAGATACCTTCCGGCATTTGAATAAGGAACCACATAACTACACTTGGTGGAGTTTCCGCGCTAATTCGCGTGCTAAAAACCTGGGCTGGCGCATTGATTATACTATGGCCAGCACCGAACTGGAACCCCGCATTAAGCGCGCGGCAATTTTGTGCGAAGCAAAACACTCAGACCATTGCCCGGTATTGCTGGAGTTGCACCCTGCTTAG
- a CDS encoding peptidylprolyl isomerase: protein MKQLFTLLLVCTLTITAFAKPPKNQYVRIKTSYGQCIIRLYNETPKHRDNFIKLAKEGFYNGTLFHRIIQNFMIQGGDPDSKNAKPGQALGEGDLKYKVPAEFNDTLFHKKGVLAAARDDNPEKASSATQFYIVEGKRYTDEDLDKLEQGRLKGHKVPEWQRQWYRSVGGTAQLDHSYTVYGEVVMGLDMVDRIAAAKKDAKDRPLEDVPMTVEVLKKGECKELDKLLGLEEK, encoded by the coding sequence ATGAAGCAACTATTTACCTTATTACTTGTTTGCACGCTTACAATAACGGCCTTTGCCAAACCGCCGAAGAACCAGTATGTGCGCATTAAAACCAGCTACGGGCAATGCATCATCCGTTTGTATAATGAGACGCCGAAGCATCGCGATAATTTTATCAAACTGGCTAAGGAAGGTTTTTACAACGGCACGCTGTTTCATCGTATAATCCAAAACTTTATGATACAGGGCGGTGACCCCGATTCGAAGAACGCCAAGCCGGGTCAGGCTTTGGGTGAGGGCGATTTGAAATATAAAGTCCCTGCTGAATTTAACGATACACTATTCCACAAAAAAGGCGTGCTAGCTGCCGCCCGCGATGACAATCCCGAAAAGGCATCAAGCGCTACGCAGTTTTATATTGTGGAAGGCAAACGCTATACCGATGAGGACCTGGACAAACTGGAACAGGGCCGTTTGAAAGGCCATAAAGTACCCGAGTGGCAGCGCCAGTGGTACCGATCGGTTGGTGGCACAGCCCAGCTTGATCATAGCTATACTGTTTATGGCGAAGTAGTGATGGGCCTGGATATGGTCGATCGCATTGCCGCGGCAAAAAAAGATGCCAAAGACCGCCCGCTGGAAGATGTACCAATGACCGTAGAAGTGCTTAAAAAAGGCGAGTGCAAGGAGTTGGACAAGTTGCTGGGACTGGAAGAAAAATAA
- the efp gene encoding elongation factor P, whose protein sequence is MAKASDIKNGNILRFNGELVQVEEFIHRTPGNLRAFYQARMRNVKTGKLVEYRFRVDEEVNIARVETNDYQYLYDEGETLVIMDNTTFEQHSVPKFLFGSGIKFLKEGMNVIVAFESEEPIMASLPNSAELEITYTEPAVKGDTSSGAMKKATVETGAEINVPLFINQGDKVKVDTATGAYVERVKQ, encoded by the coding sequence ATGGCTAAAGCATCAGATATTAAAAATGGAAACATACTGCGCTTTAACGGCGAGTTAGTGCAAGTCGAAGAATTTATACACCGTACCCCGGGTAACCTGCGTGCGTTTTACCAGGCGCGCATGCGTAACGTTAAAACAGGTAAACTGGTTGAATACCGCTTCCGTGTTGACGAAGAGGTGAATATTGCCCGCGTGGAAACCAACGATTACCAGTACCTGTACGATGAGGGCGAAACTCTGGTGATTATGGATAACACTACTTTTGAACAGCACAGCGTACCCAAGTTTTTGTTCGGCAGCGGCATAAAATTCCTGAAAGAGGGGATGAATGTGATTGTTGCGTTTGAGAGCGAAGAGCCAATAATGGCATCGCTACCAAACAGCGCCGAACTGGAAATTACCTATACAGAGCCTGCCGTTAAAGGTGATACATCAAGTGGTGCCATGAAAAAAGCTACCGTTGAAACCGGTGCCGAAATAAATGTGCCCTTGTTTATTAACCAAGGTGATAAGGTAAAGGTTGATACCGCTACCGGCGCTTATGTTGAGCGCGTTAAACAATAA
- a CDS encoding Mpo1 family 2-hydroxy fatty acid dioxygenase: MKQQHTPKKQVDIYFDKYAESHQNHTNELIHWICVPLIVFSLVGLVWAIPFPYIKFLGKYNGMFNWASFLIAFSIFYYYKLSPILSYFMLLIVMAFCYVITLLEQWHTAGGPLLWQSCLAIFVLSWVGQFIGHKIEGKKPSFLDDIKFLLIGPIWLLHFILLRLKIKY; this comes from the coding sequence GTGAAACAGCAGCACACTCCCAAAAAACAAGTAGATATTTATTTTGATAAGTACGCCGAGAGCCATCAAAACCACACCAATGAACTGATACATTGGATATGTGTACCGCTGATTGTTTTTAGCTTGGTTGGGTTGGTATGGGCCATCCCATTCCCTTATATTAAGTTTTTAGGCAAGTATAACGGCATGTTCAATTGGGCTTCTTTCCTTATCGCTTTTAGTATTTTTTACTATTACAAACTGTCGCCAATCCTATCGTATTTCATGCTGTTGATAGTAATGGCTTTTTGCTATGTAATTACTTTATTAGAGCAATGGCATACTGCCGGGGGCCCATTACTTTGGCAATCGTGCCTGGCTATTTTTGTGCTATCGTGGGTGGGACAGTTTATCGGGCATAAAATAGAAGGGAAAAAACCATCGTTTTTAGATGATATCAAATTCCTGCTGATAGGCCCTATATGGCTGCTTCACTTTATCCTGCTGCGGTTAAAAATAAAATATTAA
- a CDS encoding 5-formyltetrahydrofolate cyclo-ligase encodes MTSKQQLRQQYLQQRQQLSVDEYDALNKKLLSEFQKLDLTDINCIHLFLPMKENNEPDTYAIRDWLKVSHPHIKIVFPQTNFKTLTMRSFADDADLKLEVNKYGITEPVRGNEVNTSAIDLVILPMLIFDKQGYRVGYGKGFYDRFCAQCKPGTKFIGLSLFDPVESIEDVNEYDVWMHSCHTPNGRWDWH; translated from the coding sequence GTGACCAGCAAACAACAACTTCGCCAGCAATACCTTCAGCAACGGCAACAGCTTTCGGTTGATGAATACGATGCGCTGAATAAGAAATTGTTATCTGAATTTCAAAAGTTAGACTTAACCGACATTAACTGCATCCACCTTTTTTTGCCAATGAAGGAGAATAATGAACCAGATACTTATGCCATCCGCGATTGGTTGAAGGTGAGCCATCCGCATATCAAAATAGTATTCCCTCAAACCAATTTCAAAACACTAACCATGCGCAGTTTTGCGGATGATGCAGACCTAAAATTGGAAGTGAATAAATATGGTATAACCGAACCTGTGCGCGGCAATGAAGTTAATACATCAGCTATTGACTTGGTTATACTGCCGATGCTCATTTTTGATAAGCAGGGCTACCGCGTTGGTTACGGTAAAGGCTTTTACGATAGGTTTTGCGCACAATGCAAACCCGGCACAAAGTTTATCGGCCTGTCATTATTCGATCCCGTTGAAAGCATTGAAGATGTTAACGAGTACGACGTGTGGATGCACAGTTGCCATACGCCCAATGGGCGATGGGATTGGCATTGA
- a CDS encoding 3-keto-disaccharide hydrolase, whose product MKIKKLLAFIGAVTLLSGFALAQLKDDGYKPMFDGKTLNGWEGDPKYWRAENGEIIGEITPETIIKVNTFLIWKGGHPANFELKVSYRISAKGNSGVNYRSVRVDSLPYALKGYQADIDGKDKYNLGYPRYSGQNYEERGRQFLALRGQRTVIENGKPTVIDSTGTKEELLKSINYDDWNELHIIAKGNKLQHYLNGKLMSEVTDNDTANRKMEGLIGVQGHVGPPMKIEYKDFRIKVL is encoded by the coding sequence ATGAAAATCAAAAAACTACTGGCATTTATCGGTGCGGTCACCTTGTTATCGGGTTTTGCCTTAGCGCAATTAAAAGACGATGGGTATAAACCCATGTTTGATGGCAAAACCCTAAATGGCTGGGAAGGCGACCCGAAATACTGGCGTGCCGAAAATGGCGAAATAATCGGTGAAATCACCCCTGAAACTATCATTAAGGTAAATACCTTTTTAATTTGGAAAGGTGGCCACCCGGCCAATTTTGAGCTGAAGGTGAGCTACCGAATATCAGCAAAAGGCAACAGTGGCGTCAACTATCGCAGCGTTAGAGTGGATAGCCTGCCCTACGCGCTGAAAGGTTATCAGGCCGATATTGATGGTAAGGATAAATACAACCTTGGTTATCCGCGTTATTCCGGTCAGAATTATGAAGAACGCGGCAGACAGTTTTTGGCTTTGCGCGGACAACGGACAGTGATAGAAAATGGCAAACCAACCGTTATTGATTCAACCGGCACCAAAGAAGAACTATTGAAAAGTATCAATTACGATGATTGGAACGAATTACATATTATAGCCAAAGGCAACAAGCTGCAGCATTACCTTAACGGCAAATTGATGAGCGAAGTAACTGATAACGACACCGCCAACCGCAAGATGGAAGGCCTGATAGGTGTACAAGGACATGTTGGCCCACCCATGAAAATTGAGTACAAGGATTTTAGGATAAAGGTATTGTAG
- the lpxA gene encoding acyl-ACP--UDP-N-acetylglucosamine O-acyltransferase, giving the protein MIQPLAYIHPQARIAENVVIDPFVTIHKDVEIGEGTWIGSNVTIMDGARIGKNCRIFPGAVISAIPQDLKYKGENTHVVIGDNTTIRECVTINRGTNDRFKTEIGSNCLIMAYCHVAHDCLVGNNCIFSNNTTLAGHITVGDNVVLAGMVAIHQFVKVGSHAFVTGGSLVRKDVPPYVKAAREPLSYAGINSVGLRRRGFSEEKINEIQDIYRTLFVRNYNVTKALDIIEADFRPTQERDEILNFIQGSQRGIMKGFGNS; this is encoded by the coding sequence ATGATCCAACCCCTGGCTTATATACACCCGCAGGCCCGCATAGCCGAAAACGTAGTGATAGACCCTTTTGTAACTATACATAAGGACGTTGAAATTGGCGAAGGCACCTGGATCGGTTCAAACGTTACCATTATGGATGGCGCGCGCATTGGTAAAAACTGCCGTATATTTCCCGGTGCAGTAATATCAGCTATCCCGCAGGACCTGAAATATAAAGGGGAAAATACCCATGTGGTAATTGGCGATAACACTACCATTCGCGAATGCGTAACCATTAACCGTGGAACTAACGACAGGTTTAAAACCGAAATTGGCAGCAACTGCCTTATTATGGCCTACTGCCACGTTGCGCACGATTGTTTGGTTGGCAATAACTGTATCTTTAGTAACAATACCACGCTTGCGGGGCATATTACCGTGGGCGATAATGTTGTTTTAGCGGGGATGGTAGCTATACATCAGTTTGTAAAAGTGGGGTCGCACGCGTTTGTAACGGGTGGTTCGCTGGTACGTAAAGATGTGCCGCCATATGTAAAAGCCGCCCGCGAGCCGCTATCGTACGCTGGGATCAACTCGGTTGGTTTACGCCGCCGCGGTTTTAGCGAAGAAAAGATAAATGAGATACAGGATATTTACCGTACCCTGTTTGTACGTAATTATAACGTAACCAAAGCCCTGGATATCATTGAAGCCGATTTCCGCCCTACCCAGGAACGCGACGAAATACTGAACTTTATACAGGGTTCGCAACGCGGTATCATGAAAGGGTTTGGAAACAGCTAA